The Fluviicola sp. DNA window CGGATACATGGAAAAAGCATTGGCAATTTCAAACGAACTGAAACTGCGGCAAAATGCAGATGACGAAGACCTGACCAACCTGCAACATGAAATCTGGCGAACAGATTTTGAAGAACAGAAGACAGCAGAAATTAAAAAAGAATCTTCCTTTTGGGTTTACATGCTTTTAATTCTTGCAGGAGCTTTGGGAATTACGGTGGTGCTTTTGGTGTTTAAGCTGAAGAAGAGCGGGGAATAAAAAATGCTCAAAGAGGTTCAATAAGTTTAAGTGGTTATTTTGAACGTTTGATTTAATTCAATTTTCCCGGGAAATTCAATTGAAAAACAGGAATATCCACTTTGAAAAGCTGGCCTGTATCCATGTTTTTGAACGTATAGAATCCATGCATGGAACCCATTTCGGATTTCAATTCGCATCCGCTGGTGTATTGGTATAATTCTCCCGACTCCAGAATAGGTTGTTGACCAACAACTCCCTCACCACTTACGTGCATGGTAGGATTCAAAGAATCAAAAATAAACCAATCGCGGTGAAGCAATTGAACGGTGAATTGATTTTGGTTTTCAATATCAATTCGATAGCTGAAGAAATAGCTTGAGTCCGTTGTTTGAGAAACATCTGCCCGAAACTGAGTCGAAACCCGGATCAAAACTCCTTCCGTAAGCGCGGTAATCTGTGTCATAATTTAAAGACTTGTGACGAAGAAAGTTAGTAACTTAAATTAAGACCGACAAATTTTTCACATTTTTTATTGAACGAAATTCATAAACAACAGCTTTTCAATGGATTCCAAAATTTAACTTATAATGGCTCGAAATGACGAAAGTCACTCGAAATATGTGGCCTCCAAGCCGAATTAAATTCTATTTTTGTATTCAAAAAATTCAGAAATGACTCCGAAGTTTCATCCTTTAGTTGTTCAAGATATCAGAAAGGAAACTGATGACACTGTTTCCATTGCATTTGAGATTCCATCCGAACTGACTGACGAATACCAATTTATTTCCGGTCAGTACATTACGATCCGTAAAATCATCGACGGTGAAGAATTGAGAAGATCATATTCGATTTGTGCTACACCGCATGACGGTGAACTGAGAGTTGCTGTTAAGCGTGTAGATGACGGTCGTTTTTCATCGTGGGCAACATCGGATTTGAAAGTCGGGGAAACGTTGGATGTGATGACACCAAGCGGACATTTCCAATTGGTTCCTGATATTGCGGCAACCCGGAATTATGCACTTTTTGCGGCGGGAAGCGGGATCACTCCGATCATTTCGATTGCAAAAACTATCCTGGCAAACGAACCGATGAGTACTGTCACACTGGTTTACGGAAACAGAGGTTTTGCAAGCATCATTTTCAGAGAAGAATTAGAAGCATTAAAAAATAAATTCATCAACCGTTTTCAGCTGATCCATGTTCTAAGCCGCGAAAGTTTGGGAAATCCTTTGCAAAAAGGGCGTATCGACAAAGAAAAGGTGGAATTGATCGGGCGGACTTTGCTTCGCGGAGAAAACATCGATGCGGTATACAGCTGCGGACCGGAAGAAATGATCCACGCTGTTAAAAACGCCATGATGGAATCCGGAGTTCCGGAAAACAAGATTCATTTTGAACTTTTCGGAACAAAAACAGCCGGTTCACAGGCAAAAATTGTAGTGCCGAAAGACCAGGACGTACTGGCAAAAGTGACTATCATTTTGGATGGAGACCGTATCGAAGTAGATTTGAACACTGCAGGAACATCTATCCTGGAGGCAGGTTATGCAGCAGGTGCAGATCTGCCGTTCGCTTGTAAAGGCGGCGTTTGCTGTACGTGTAAAGCGAAAATTATTGAAGGAAGTGCAGTAATGGATGTCAATTATGCACTGGAGAAAGATGAAGTGGAAGCAGGTTACATCCTAACTTGCCAGGCTCACCCGACCTCCGAAAAATTAACAGTATCATTTGACGATTAATTATGGGGTTATTTTCCAAATTCAAAAAAGATTCCGGGGCGAAAAAAGTTCGTTCGGGAATGGTTACGGTAGCAAATAACGAACGTATCACAGCTGTTGGAAGCCGGATTCATTTCGAAATTCCTGCGGATTTAAAAGATCAGTTTGTGTATGAGCCCGGGCAATATATCAATGTTCATGTAACGCTGAACGGAACAAAACACACGCGTTCCTATTCTATTTGCAGCGGACCGAATGAGAAAAACCTGGCAGTTGCAGTAAAAGCAATTGACAAGGGATTGGTTTCAAACTATTTGGTAAACGAATTAAAAGCAGGAGATCAGATTGAATTGGATTTTCCCATGGGAAATTTCAAATTGGATCAAAAGGCTCCAAACATTGTCTGTTTCGCAGCAGGAAGTGGTATTACACCATTTATGTCTTTTGCCAAATCATTGGGACAGAACCAAAAAATGCGTTTGATCTACGGAAATTCCAAAATGGATACGGCATTTTTCATGGATGAAATCAAGGCATTTCCGAACGTTAATTCTACTTTTTTCTTCAGTCAGGAGAAAAATGAAGGGCATCAGGAAGGAAGATTGGACAAGCACCACGTCAGTGAATTGATTAAAGCAGAATTACCCCTTTTGAGAGCCGACGGATTCTACATCTGTGGCCCGGAAGAAATGATCATGGGAATCCAGGAAGTATTGGGGGTTTTTGGAGTTCCAAAAGAAAAGATTCATTTCGAATTGTTTACGACTCCTGTTTTGATGAAGCAGGAAGAAACTACGGTTGTCGGTACTTTCACCGGCGTTTCCCAGATTAGCGCTATTCTCGACGGAGAAATTCAGCGCATTGAGTTGGCTACAAACGGAAAAAGTATCCTGGATGCCTTGGATCAATCCGGAATGGATGTTCCATATTCCTGCAAAGGAGGTGTTTGCTGTACCTGTAAGGCAAAAATCCTGGAAGGAAGTGCCCAGATGAACATCAATTACGCTTTAACGGATGAGGAAGTGAAGGAAGGGTATATTTTGACCTGCCAGGCACATCCGACCAGCGAAGTTTTAAAATTGGATTTTGATGTCTGAAAATGTCCTCGTAATCGGAGCTAGCCGCGGAATCGGTAAAGAATTGGTTAAGCAATTTGCCGACAAGGGGCTTGAAACATTTGGTTTTGCCAGAAGTCTGCAAACCCGTTCTGAAAACAATATCCGTTACATTCATCTGGACCTTTTGAGCCCGACCGTTAAATCGGATTTCGAAAAGGCTATTTCCGGAATTGATCAGATCGATTACCTGATCCACAATGCCGGTTTTATAGCTGTCAAACCATTCCTGGAATTAACCCGCGAAGACATTCACAATTGTTACCAGGTAAACGTCATGTCAGTAATGGAAATTACGCAGATCTGCATCCCGAAAATGAAACCGGGCGGGCATATTGTCATGATCTCTTCCATCGGAGGTTTCCAGGGAAGCTCAAAATTCCCGGGATTAGCAGCTTATTCGACCTCCAAAGCCGCTTTGGTTTCACTGACAGAGTTATTGGCTGAAGAATTCAAGAATTCGGGAATCGCAATCAACTGTTTATGTTTGGGAGCAGTTCAAACCGAAATGATGGAAGAAGCCTTTCCGGGATACAAAGCTCCGCATCAGCCGGATGAGATTGCAGCATTCATTGTAGATTTCGCCCTGAATAACGGAAAGTACTTTCATGGGAAAATTATTCCTGTGAGTGTCTCCAATCCTTAAGAACTTATGCAATTAGCCTTAGCGCCTTTGCAAACATATACCGATTATCACTTTCGAAATGCACACCTTGCTGTCTTTAGTGGAGTCGATAAATTCTATGCACCCTATTTAAAATTAAACAATGACGGAACGATTAAGAACGCTCCGAAAATCGATATTCTTCCGAAGAACAACCCACATGTTGCTGTTATTCCACAACTCATGGCTTGCAGCGAACCCGAATTCTTTATCATGGCTGATTACATCGAATCGCTGGGATACACGGAATTAAACTGGAAT harbors:
- the apaG gene encoding Co2+/Mg2+ efflux protein ApaG, with the translated sequence MTQITALTEGVLIRVSTQFRADVSQTTDSSYFFSYRIDIENQNQFTVQLLHRDWFIFDSLNPTMHVSGEGVVGQQPILESGELYQYTSGCELKSEMGSMHGFYTFKNMDTGQLFKVDIPVFQLNFPGKLN
- the paaE gene encoding 1,2-phenylacetyl-CoA epoxidase subunit PaaE, giving the protein MTPKFHPLVVQDIRKETDDTVSIAFEIPSELTDEYQFISGQYITIRKIIDGEELRRSYSICATPHDGELRVAVKRVDDGRFSSWATSDLKVGETLDVMTPSGHFQLVPDIAATRNYALFAAGSGITPIISIAKTILANEPMSTVTLVYGNRGFASIIFREELEALKNKFINRFQLIHVLSRESLGNPLQKGRIDKEKVELIGRTLLRGENIDAVYSCGPEEMIHAVKNAMMESGVPENKIHFELFGTKTAGSQAKIVVPKDQDVLAKVTIILDGDRIEVDLNTAGTSILEAGYAAGADLPFACKGGVCCTCKAKIIEGSAVMDVNYALEKDEVEAGYILTCQAHPTSEKLTVSFDD
- a CDS encoding 2Fe-2S iron-sulfur cluster-binding protein; this encodes MGLFSKFKKDSGAKKVRSGMVTVANNERITAVGSRIHFEIPADLKDQFVYEPGQYINVHVTLNGTKHTRSYSICSGPNEKNLAVAVKAIDKGLVSNYLVNELKAGDQIELDFPMGNFKLDQKAPNIVCFAAGSGITPFMSFAKSLGQNQKMRLIYGNSKMDTAFFMDEIKAFPNVNSTFFFSQEKNEGHQEGRLDKHHVSELIKAELPLLRADGFYICGPEEMIMGIQEVLGVFGVPKEKIHFELFTTPVLMKQEETTVVGTFTGVSQISAILDGEIQRIELATNGKSILDALDQSGMDVPYSCKGGVCCTCKAKILEGSAQMNINYALTDEEVKEGYILTCQAHPTSEVLKLDFDV
- a CDS encoding SDR family oxidoreductase, translated to MSENVLVIGASRGIGKELVKQFADKGLETFGFARSLQTRSENNIRYIHLDLLSPTVKSDFEKAISGIDQIDYLIHNAGFIAVKPFLELTREDIHNCYQVNVMSVMEITQICIPKMKPGGHIVMISSIGGFQGSSKFPGLAAYSTSKAALVSLTELLAEEFKNSGIAINCLCLGAVQTEMMEEAFPGYKAPHQPDEIAAFIVDFALNNGKYFHGKIIPVSVSNP